One Aegilops tauschii subsp. strangulata cultivar AL8/78 chromosome 7, Aet v6.0, whole genome shotgun sequence genomic window carries:
- the LOC109760050 gene encoding dehydrin DHN3, whose protein sequence is MEHQGRGAGEKKGVVESITEKLPGGHGDHQQATGGTYGQQGHAGVTGENIKEKLPGGHGDHQQTTGMTGSETHATTATTDGNYGKSGHTGTDGTGENKSIMDKIKDKLPGQH, encoded by the coding sequence ATGGAGCACCAGGGGCGCGGCGCAGGCGAGAAGAAGGGCGTCGTGGAGAGCATCACGGAGAAGCTCCCCGGTGGCCACGGTGATCACCAGCAGGCCACCGGTGGCACGTACGGTCAGCAGGGACACGCCGGAGTTACCGGCGAGAACATCAAGGAGAAGCTCCCCGGTGGCCACGGTGATCACCAGCAGACCACTGGAATGACCGGCTCGGAGACGCATGCCACCACGGCCACCACCGATGGCAACTACGGGAAGTCGGGACACACCGGCACTGACGGCACCGGTGAGAACAAGAGTATCATGGACAAGATCAAGGACAAGCTGCCTGGACAGCACTAA
- the LOC109760043 gene encoding glucuronoxylan 4-O-methyltransferase 1 — MSMLSPVHARKALHLVAMKAKLQSFLGLRLLLVAALAAFLLLFSARTLFSSSSSPGQRSAASQLHLSGAGDDGSCSKLPAPVADALVHYATSNTTPQQTAAEIGVSLRVLQRRSPCNFLVFGLGLDSPMWAALNHGGRTVFLEEDASWIASVRSKHPGLESYHVVYDTRLTEADELIALRDHPGCTAQPDLAAAAEASCRLALRGLPAAFHEVEWDLVMVDAPTGWVPEAPGRMGAIYTAGMVARARRPGDGATDVFVHDVDRTVEDRFSKAFLCDAYLAEQVGRIRHFVIPSHREKPGTPFCPQN, encoded by the coding sequence ATGTCCATGTTGAGCCCGGTGCACGCCCGGAAGGCCCTCCACCTagtcgccatgaaggccaagctGCAGAGCTTCCTcggcctccgcctcctcctcgtggccgccctcgccgccttcctcctcctcttctccgcGCGCAcgctcttctcctcctcctcctcccccggtCAGAGGTCCGCCGCCTCTCAGCTGCACCTTagcggcgcgggcgacgacgGGTCGTGCTCCAAGCTGCCGGCGCCGGTGGCCGACGCGCTGGTGCACTACGCGACGTCGAACACGACGCCGCAGCAGACGGCGGCGGAGATCGGGGTGTCGCTGCGCGTCCTGCAGCGCCGCTCGCCCTGCAACTTCCTGGTCTTCGGGCTGGGCCTCGACAGCCCCATGTGGGCGGCGCTCAACCACGGCGGCCGCACCGTGTTCCTCGAGGAGGACGCGTCCTGGATCGCCTCCGTCCGCTCCAAGCACCCGGGCCTCGAGTCCTACCACGTCGTCTACGACACCCGCCTCACCGAGGCCGACGAGCTCATCGCCCTCCGGGACCACCCGGGCTGCACAGCGCAGccggacctcgccgccgccgccgaggcctcCTGCCGGCTCGCGCTCCGCGGCCTCCCCGCCGCGTTCCACGAGGTCGAGTGGGACCTCGTCATGGTGGACGCGCCCACGGGGTGGGTGCCGGAGGCGCCCGGGAGGATGGGCGCCATCTACACCGCCGGCATGGTGGCGCGCGCGCGGCGGCCCGGGGACGGCGCCACCGACGTGTTCGTGCACGACGTCGACCGGACCGTGGAGGACAGGTTCTCCAAGGCGTTCCTGTGCGACGCGTACCTCGCCGAGCAGGTCGGCCGGATCAGGCACTTCGTCATCCCCAGCCACAGGGAGAAGCCCGGCACGCCCTTCTGCCCTCAGAATTAA